TTGCAAACAACAATGTAAGCCACAGCCAGATCGTAATTTGAATATTGAAACTATTAAGGTTCCCTGTGATCAACTCGCGGATAACAGTAATAGTTGTCAGAATCGCTCCGACAAAGACAACGAACATAACTGGATTTTTGACCTGCCAACGCGGGTTGAGCTTGACAAACGCATCCATGAGCGCGCGAGATATGATTGCTTTATCAAAAAGTTTGGGAGTTTTTCTTTTCATGTCCATTAAGCTTTAGAATGAATAATCAATCTGACAAGAAATATTATTAGAATGCTCGACCAGCAAGCATGAGAAAATGTTCGATAAGTGGTCCAAGTGAAAGCGCCGGGAAGAACGTCAGTGCGCCAACAATGATGACGATAGCAAGAAGCAAGATGACGAACGTTGCATTGTCGGTTTGAAAGGTTCCGGCAGAAAACGGCGCCGTTTTTTTGCTGGCCATGCTGCCAGCGATGGCCAAAACCGGCACGATGATCGCAAAACGCCCGATAAGCATGGCGATGCCAAGCAAAATATTGTAAAAATCGGTGTTGGTATTTAATCCGGCAAATGCGCTCCCATTGTTGCCCGCTGCTGAGGAGAAGGCATAAAGGATTTCGCTCAGCCCGTGCGGACCTTTGTTGGCAAGGCTCAATAGACCAGCGCCGGTTACACACGCAATCGCGGAGAATACTAGAATGATGAAGCTCGGCGCAATGACCGCTACCATGGACATTTTCACTTCAAAGGCTTCGATTTTTTTGCCAAGATATTCTGGAGTTCTGCCGACCATCAAACCTGCAATGAAAACCGTCAGAATCACAAAAACGAGCATCCCATAAAGTCCCGCACCGACACCGCCGAAAATCACCTCACCGAGCATGATGTTGAGCATAGCTACCAAACCGGCAAGCGGTGAAAGGCTGCTGTGCATCGCATTCACGGAACCGTTGGAGGCAACAGTGGTTGCGGTTGCCCACAGCAAGCTGTTGGCAACACCAAAACGTGTTTCCTTGCCCTCCATTGCAGCGGAGACACCGGTCACAGGATTAAAGCCATATTCAGCCAAGAGCGACACGGTCAATCCAGTCAGAAAAAGAATCATCATTGCCGCGAAAATCGCCCAGCCTTGTCGGGTAGAACCAATCATTTTACCATAGGTGTAAGTCAAAGCGGCTGGAATCAATAGAATGGAAAACATCTGTAAAAAATTGCTAAGTGGTGTGGGGTTCTCGAGGGGATGCGAGCTGTTGGCATTGAAGAAACCACCGCCATTGGTGCCCAATTGTTTGATGGCGATTTGCGAAGCGGCTGGCCCGAGCGGAATGGTTTGACTATAGCCTTCGAGTGTCTCAATTTTTACAGCAGGTGAGAACGTCTGCACTACACCTTGCCCAACG
The window above is part of the Thermodesulfobacteriota bacterium genome. Proteins encoded here:
- the kdpA gene encoding potassium-transporting ATPase subunit KdpA — encoded protein: MSLHEIVQLALYLGLLIALTPLLGQFMAKVFSGEQTWLTPLLRPLEKFIYRLAGINEKTEMHWSTYTWALLIFNFLGFVVLFVMQLIQDKLPLNPQELPNVPAALAFNTAVSFMTNTNWQSYAGETTLSYFSQMLGITVQNFLSAATGIAVLLALVRGLVRRAMQTIGNFWVDLVRSTLYILLPLSFILSIVLVGQGVVQTFSPAVKIETLEGYSQTIPLGPAASQIAIKQLGTNGGGFFNANSSHPLENPTPLSNFLQMFSILLIPAALTYTYGKMIGSTRQGWAIFAAMMILFLTGLTVSLLAEYGFNPVTGVSAAMEGKETRFGVANSLLWATATTVASNGSVNAMHSSLSPLAGLVAMLNIMLGEVIFGGVGAGLYGMLVFVILTVFIAGLMVGRTPEYLGKKIEAFEVKMSMVAVIAPSFIILVFSAIACVTGAGLLSLANKGPHGLSEILYAFSSAAGNNGSAFAGLNTNTDFYNILLGIAMLIGRFAIIVPVLAIAGSMASKKTAPFSAGTFQTDNATFVILLLAIVIIVGALTFFPALSLGPLIEHFLMLAGRAF